The Arachis hypogaea cultivar Tifrunner chromosome 16, arahy.Tifrunner.gnm2.J5K5, whole genome shotgun sequence genome contains a region encoding:
- the LOC112756962 gene encoding uncharacterized protein: protein MTRRTKKATAKTKTIDPPPFPWATTKLATVHTLEHLLANKISSISGTVKCRSCQKQYEMDFDLEGKFREVARFVIKKNRDTHDRAPSSWMAPVLPNCEFCNGKNTAVPVIAAKKRNINWLFLFLGQMIGCCKLPQLKYFCKHADIHLTGAKDRSIYD from the exons ATGACCAGACGAACGAAAAAAGCCACCGCCAAAACAAAGACCATAGATCCACCGCCATTCCCATGGGCCACAACCAAACTCGCCACAGTTCATACTCTTGAACACTTACTGGCAAACAAAATTAGCTCAATCTCCGGAACCGTTAAATGCAGATCGTGTCAGAAGCAATACGAAATGGATTTCGATCTGGAAGGGAAGTTTCGCGAAGTTGCGCGGTTCGTTATCAAGAAAAACCGGGACACGCACGACCGGGCACCGAGTTCTTGGATGGCTCCGGTTCTTCCAAACTGTGAGTTCTGCAACGGAAAGAATACGGCGGTTCCGGTGATCGCCGCAAAGAAGAGGAATATCAattggttgtttttgtttttgggaCAAATGATTGGGTGTTGTAAGCTTCCGCAATTGAAGTATTTCTGCAAGCATGCAGATATTCACTTAACTGGAGCCAAAGATCG CTCGATCTATGATTGA